In a single window of the Necator americanus strain Aroian chromosome X, whole genome shotgun sequence genome:
- a CDS encoding hypothetical protein (NECATOR_CHRX.G25723.T1): MDKTMNQQEYVTVKGERYDTKRPKDSEILKGDGCSFHRQDNKTARICKCEGRALRHQASEDSEILKGDGSFTDKTINQQEFVTVKGERYDTKRPKDSEILKGDGSFMDKTMNQQEYVTVKGERYDTKRPKDSEIFKGDGSFTDKTMNQQEFVSVKGERYDTKRPKDSEILKGDGSFMDKTMNQHCDSEGRALRHQASEGFRNPQRRWLVHGQDDEPAGVRDSERRALRHQASEGFRNPQRRWLVHGQDDEPAGVRDSQR, encoded by the coding sequence acaccaagcgtccgaaggattcggAGATCCTCAAAGGCGACGGGTGCTCGTTTCACCGACAAGACAATAAAACAGCAAGAATTTGTAAGTGTGAAgggagagcgttacgacaccaagcgtccgaagattccgaaatcctcaaaggcgatggctcgttcaccGACAAGACAATAAATCAGCAAGAATTTGTAACTGTGAAgggagagcgttacgacaccaagcgtccgaaggattccgaaatcctcaaaggcgatggctcgttcatggacaagacgatgaaccagcaggagtacgtgacagtcaaaggtgagcgctacgacaccaagcgtccgaaagATTCGGAGATcttcaaaggcgatggctcgttcaccgacaagacgatgaaccagcaagaatttgtaagtgtgaagggagagcgttacgacaccaagcgtccgaaggattccgaaatcctcaaaggcgatggctcgttcatggacaagacaaTGAACCAGCACTGTGACAGTGAAgggagagcgttacgacaccaagcgtccgaaggattccgaaatcctcaaaggcgatggctcgttcatggacaagacgatgaaccagcaggagtacgtgacagtgaaaggcgagcgttacgacaccaagcgtccgaaggattccgaaatcctcaaaggcgatggctcgttcatggacaagacgatgaaccagcaggagtacgtgacagtcaaaggtga
- a CDS encoding hypothetical protein (NECATOR_CHRX.G25723.T3), whose protein sequence is MDKTMNQQEYVTVKGERYDTKRPKDSEILKGDGCSFHRQDNKTARICKCEGRALRHQASEDSEILKGDGSFTDKTINQQEFVTVKGERYDTKRPKDSEILKGDGSFMDKTMNQQEYVTVKGERYDTKRPKDSEIFKGDGSFTDKTMNQQEFGERYDTKRPKDSEILKGDGSFMDKTMNQQEYVTVKGERYDTKRPKDSEILKGDGSFMDKTMNQQEYVTVKGERYDTKRPKDSEILKGDGSFMDKTMNQQEYVTVKGERYDTKRPKDSEILKGDGSFMDKTMNQQEYVTVKGERYDTKRPKDSEILKGDGSFMDKTMNQQEFVTVKGERYDTKRPKDSEILKGDGSFMDKTMNQQEYVTVKGERYDTKRPKDSEIFAGDGSFTDKTINQQEFVSVKGERYDTKRPKDSEILKGDGSFMDKTMNQQEYVTVKGERYDTKRPKDSEILKGDGSFMDKTMNQQEYVTVKGERYDTKRPKDSEIFAGDGSFTDKTINQQEFVSVKGERYDTKRPKDSEILKGDGSFMDKTMNQQEYVTVKGERYDTKRPKDSEIFAGDGSFTDKTINQQEFVSVKGERYDTKRPKDSEILKGDGSFTDKTINQQEFVSVKGERYDTKRPKDSEILKGDGSFMDKTMNQQEYVTVKGERYDTKRPKDSEILKGDGSFMDKTINQQEFVTVKGERYDTKRPKDSEILKGDGSFMDKTINQQEFVTVKGERYDTKRPKDSEILKGDGSFMDKTMNQQEYVTVKGERYDTKRPKDSEILKGDGSFMDKTMNQQEYVTVKGERYDTKRPKDSEILKGDGSFMDRTMNQQEFVTVKGERYDTKRPKDSEILKGDGSFMDKTMNQQEYVTVKGERYDTKRPKDSEILKGDGSFMDKTMNQQEFVTVKGERYDTKRPKDSEILKGDGSFMDKTMNQQEYVTVKGERYDTKRPKDSEIFAGDGSFTDKTINQQEFVSVKGERYDTKRPKDSEILKGDGSFMDKTMNQQEYVTVKGERYDTKRPKDSEILKGDGSFMDKTMNQQEYVTVKGERYDTKRPKDSEIFAGDGSFTDKTINQQEFVSVKGERYDTKRPKDSEILKGDGSFMDKTMNQQEYVTVKGERYDTKRPKDSEILKKGDGSFMDKTINQQEFVSVKGERYDTKRPKDSEILKGDGSFMDKTMNQQEYVTVKGERYDTKRPKDSEIFAGDGSFTDKTINQQEFVSVKGERYDTKRPKDSEILKGDGSFMDRTMNQQEFVTVKGERYDTKRPKDSEILKGDGSFMDKTMNQQEYVTVKGERYDTKRPKDSEILKGDGSFMDKTMNQQEYVTVKGERYDTKRPKDSEILKGDGSFMDRTMNQQDFVTVKGERYDTKRPKDSEILKGDGSFMDKTMNQQEYVTVKGERYDTKRPKDSEILKGDGSFMDKTMNQQEYVTVKGERYDTKRPKDSEILKGDGSFMDKTMNQQEFVTVKGERYDTKRPKDSEILKGDGSFMDKTMNQQEYVTVKGERYDTKRPKDSEILKGDGSFMDKTMNQQDFVTVKGERYDTKRPKDSEILKGDGSFMDKTMNQQEYVTVKGERYDTKRPKDSEILKGDGSFMDKTMNQQEYVTVKGERYDTKRPKDSEILKGDGSFMDRTMNQQEFVTVKGERYDTKRPKDSEILKGDGSFMDKTMNQQEYVTVKGERYDTKRPKDSEIFAGDGSFTDKTINQQEFVSVKGERYDTKRPKDSEILKGDGSFMDKTMNQQEYVTVKGERYDTKRPKDSEILKGDGSFMDKTMNQQEYVTVKGERYDTKRPKDSEIFAGDGSFTDKTINQQQFVSVKGERYDTKRPKDSEILKGDGSFMDKTMNQQEYVTVKGERYDTKRPKDSEILKGDGSFMDKTINQQEFVSVKGERYDTKRPKDSEILKGDGSFMDKTMNQQEYVTVKGERYDTKRPKDSEILKGDGSFMDRTMNQQEFVTVKGERYDTKRPKDSEILKGDGSFMDKTMNQQEYVTVKGERYDTKRPKDSEILKGDGSFMDKTMNQQEYVTVKGERYDTKRPKDSEILKGDGSFMDRTMNQQEFVTVKGERYDTKRPKDSEILKGDGSFMDKTMNQQEYVTVKGERYDTKRPKDSEILKGDGSFMDKTMNQQEYVTVKGERYDTKRPKDSEILKGDGSFMDKTMNQQEYVTVKGERYDTKRPKDSEILKGDGSFVDKTINQLDFVTVKGERCDIKRPKDSHILFCDGSSLNRTMSQQEYVTIKGERYDIKRPRDSQILCVDGSSLYKTSNQQEYVTVKGERYEIKRPKDSQIMCCDGSSLYITMNKQEYVTVKGERYEIKRPKDSEILNLDVSCLDRTISKEDFTVKAKSFESLQRDVCGKQVHDPGVIGDSTGSTMVKAHSNRSSYKADFTPRSLSCLAGELIESIKKNHVETPHFQFEKCDKGHHFYHAKSSSG, encoded by the exons acaccaagcgtccgaaggattcggAGATCCTCAAAGGCGACGGGTGCTCGTTTCACCGACAAGACAATAAAACAGCAAGAATTTGTAAGTGTGAAgggagagcgttacgacaccaagcgtccgaagattccgaaatcctcaaaggcgatggctcgttcaccGACAAGACAATAAATCAGCAAGAATTTGTAACTGTGAAgggagagcgttacgacaccaagcgtccgaaggattccgaaatcctcaaaggcgatggctcgttcatggacaagacgatgaaccagcaggagtacgtgacagtcaaaggtgagcgctacgacaccaagcgtccgaaagATTCGGAGATcttcaaaggcgatggctcgttcaccgacaagacgatgaaccagcaagaattt ggagagcgttacgacaccaagcgtccgaaggattccgaaatcctcaaaggcgatggctcgttcatggacaagacgatgaaccagcaggagtacgtgacagtgaaaggcgagcgttacgacaccaagcgtccgaaggattccgaaatcctcaaaggcgatggctcgttcatggacaagacgatgaaccagcaggagtacgtgacagtcaaaggtgagcgttacgacaccaagcgtccgaaggattccgaaatcctcaaaggcgatggctcgttcatggacaagacgatgaaccagcaggagtacgtgacagtgaaaggtgagcgctacgacaccaagcgtccgaaggattccgaaatcctcaaaggcgatggctcgttcatggacaagacgatgaaccagcaggagtacgtgacagtgaaaggggagcgttacgacaccaagcgtccgaaggattccgaaatcctcaaaggcgatggctcgttcatggacaagacgatgaaccagcaagaatttgtaactgtgaagggagagcgttacgacaccaagcgtccgaaggattccgaaatcctcaaaggcgatggctcgttcatggacaagacgatgaaccagcaggagtacgtgacagtcaaaggtgagcgctacgacaccaagcgtccgaaagATTCGGAGATCTTCGCAGGTGACGGGTCCTTCACCGACAAGACAATAAATCAGCAAGAATTTGTAAGTGTGAAgggagagcgttacgacaccaagcgtccgaaggattccgaaatcctcaaaggcgatggctcgttcatggacaagacgatgaaccagcaggagtacgtgacagtgaaaggcgagcgttacgacaccaagcgtccgaaggattccgaaatcctcaaaggcgatggctcgttcatggacaagacgatgaaccagcaggagtacgtgacagtcaaaggtgagcgctacgacaccaagcgtccgaaagATTCGGAGATCTTCGCAGGTGACGGGTCCTTCACCGACAAGACAATAAATCAGCAAGAATTTGTAAGTGTGAAgggagagcgttacgacaccaagcgtccgaaggattccgaaatcctcaaaggcgatggctcgttcatggacaagacgatgaaccagcaggagtacgtgacagtcaaaggtgagcgctacgacaccaagcgtccgaaagATTCGGAGATCTTCGCAGGTGACGGGTCCTTCACCGACAAGACAATAAATCAGCAAGAATTTGTAAGTGTGAAgggagagcgttacgacaccaagcgtccgaaggattccgaaatcctcaaaggcgatggctcgttcaccGACAAGACAATAAATCAGCAAGAATTTGTAAGTGTGAAgggagagcgttacgacaccaagcgtccgaaggattccgaaatcctcaaaggcgatggctcgttcatggacaagacgatgaaccagcaggagtacgtgacagtcaaaggcgagcgctacgacaccaagcgtccgaaggattccgaaatcctcaaaggcgatggctcgttcatggacaagacaataaatcagcaagaatttgtaactgtgaagggagagcgttacgacaccaagcgtccgaaggattccgaaatcctcaaaggcgatggctcgttcatggacaagacaataaatcagcaagaatttgtaactgtgaagggagagcgttacgacaccaagcgtccgaaggattccgaaatcctcaaaggcgatggctcgttcatggacaagacgatgaaccagcaggagtacgtgacagtgaaaggcgagcgttacgacaccaagcgtccgaaggattccgaaatcctcaaaggcgatggctcgttcatggacaagacgatgaaccagcaggagtacgtgacagtcaaaggtgagcgctacgacaccaagcgtccgaaggattccgaaatcctcaaaggcgatggctcgttcatggacaggacgatgaaccagcaagaatttgtaactgtgaagggagagcgttacgacaccaagcgtccgaaggattccgaaatcctcaaaggcgatggctcgttcatggacaagacgatgaaccagcaggagtacgtgacagtcaaaggtgagcgctacgacaccaagcgtccgaaggattccgaaatcctcaaaggcgatggctcgttcatggacaagacgatgaaccagcaagaatttgtaactgtgaagggagagcgttacgacaccaagcgtccgaaggattccgaaatcctcaaaggcgatggctcgttcatggacaagacgatgaaccagcaggagtacgtgacagtcaaaggtgagcgctacgacaccaagcgtccgaaagATTCGGAGATCTTCGCAGGTGACGGGTCCTTCACCGACAAGACAATAAATCAGCAAGAATTTGTAAGTGTGAAgggagagcgttacgacaccaagcgtccgaaggattccgaaatcctcaaaggcgatggctcgttcatggacaagacgatgaaccagcaggagtacgtgacagtgaaaggcgagcgttacgacaccaagcgtccgaaggattccgaaatcctcaaaggcgatggctcgttcatggacaagacgatgaaccagcaggagtacgtgacagtcaaaggtgagcgctacgacaccaagcgtccgaaagATTCGGAGATCTTCGCAGGTGACGGGTCCTTCACCGACAAGACAATAAATCAGCAAGAATTTGTAAGTGTGAAgggagagcgttacgacaccaagcgtccgaaggattccgaaatcctcaaaggcgatggctcgttcatggacaagacgatgaaccagcaggagtacgtgacagtgaaaggcgagcgttacgacaccaagcgtccgaaggattccgaaatcctcaaaaaaggcgatggctcgttcatggacaagacaaTAAACCAGCAAGAATTTGTAAGTGTGAAgggagagcgttacgacaccaagcgtccgaaggattccgaaatcctcaaaggcgatggctcgttcatggacaagacgatgaaccagcaggagtacgtgacagtcaaaggtgagcgctacgacaccaagcgtccgaaagATTCGGAGATCTTCGCAGGTGACGGGTCCTTCACCGACAAGACAATAAATCAGCAAGAATTTGTAAGTGTGAAgggagagcgttacgacaccaagcgtccgaaggattcggaaatcctcaaaggcgatggctcgttcatggacaggacgatgaaccagcaagaatttgtaactgtgaagggagagcgttacgacaccaagcgtccgaaggattccgaaatcctcaaaggcgatggctcgttcatggacaagacgatgaaccagcaggagtacgtgacagtcaaaggtgagcgctacgacaccaagcgtccgaaggattccgaaatcctcaaaggcgatggctcgttcatggacaagacgatgaaccagcaggagtacgtgacagtgaaaggcgagcgttacgacaccaagcgtccgaaggattcggaaatcctcaaaggcgatggctcgttcatggacaggacgatgaaccagcaagATTTTGTAACTGTGAAgggagagcgttacgacaccaagcgtccgaaggattccgaaatcctcaaaggcgatggctcgttcatggacaagacgatgaaccagcaggagtacgtgacagtcaaaggtgagcgttacgacaccaagcgtccgaaggattccgaaatcctcaaaggcgatggctcgttcatggacaagacgatgaaccagcaggagtacgtgacagtcaaaggtgagcgctacgacaccaagcgtccgaaggattcggaaatcctcaaaggcgatggctcgttcatggacaagacgatgaaccagcaagaatttgtaactgtgaagggagagcgttacgacaccaagcgtccgaaggattccgaaatcctcaaaggcgatggctcgttcatggacaagacgatgaaccagcaggagtacgtgacagtcaaaggtgagcgctacgacaccaagcgtccgaaggattccgaaatcctcaaaggcgatggctcgttcatggacaagacgatgaaccagcaagATTTTGTAACTGTGAAgggagagcgttacgacaccaagcgtccgaaggattccgaaatcctcaaaggcgatggctcgttcatggacaagacgatgaaccagcaggagtacgtgacagtgaaaggcgagcgttacgacaccaagcgtccgaaggattccgaaatcctcaaaggcgatggctcgttcatggacaagacgatgaaccagcaggagtacgtgacagtcaaaggtgagcgctacgacaccaagcgtccgaaggattccgaaatcctcaaaggcgatggctcgttcatggacaggacgatgaaccagcaagaatttgtaactgtgaagggagagcgttacgacaccaagcgtccgaaggattccgaaatcctcaaaggcgatggctcgttcatggacaagacgatgaaccagcaggagtacgtgacagtcaaaggtgagcgctacgacaccaagcgtccgaaagATTCGGAGATCTTCGCAGGTGACGGGTCCTTCACCGACAAGACAATAAATCAGCAAGAATTTGTAAGTGTGAAgggagagcgttacgacaccaagcgtccgaaggattccgaaatcctcaaaggcgatggctcgttcatggacaagacgatgaaccagcaggagtacgtgacagtgaaaggcgagcgttacgacaccaagcgtccgaaggattccgaaatcctcaaaggcgatggctcgttcatggacaagacgatgaaccagcaggagtacgtgacagtcaaaggtgagcgctacgacaccaagcgtccgaaagATTCGGAGATCTTCGCAGGTGACGGGTCCTTCACCGACAAGACAATAAATCAGCAACAATTTGTAAGTGTGAAgggagagcgttacgacaccaagcgtccgaaggattccgaaatcctcaaaggcgatggctcgttcatggacaagacgatgaaccagcaggagtacgtgacagtgaaaggcgagcgttacgacaccaagcgtccgaaggattccgaaatcctcaaaggcgatggctcgttcatggacaagacaataaatcagcaagaatttgtaagtgtgaagggagagcgttacgacaccaagcgtccgaaggattccgaaatcctcaaaggcgatggctcgttcatggacaagacgatgaaccagcaggagtacgtgacagtcaaaggtgagcgctacgacaccaagcgtccgaaggattccgaaatcctcaaaggcgatggctcgttcatggacaggacgatgaaccagcaagaatttgtaactgtgaagggagagcgttacgacaccaagcgtccgaaggattccgaaatcctcaaaggcgatggctcgttcatggacaagacgatgaaccagcaggagtacgtgacagtgaaaggcgagcgttacgacaccaagcgtccgaaggattccgaaatcctcaaaggcgatggctcgttcatggacaagacgatgaaccagcaggagtacgtgacagtcaaaggtgagcgctacgacaccaagcgtccgaaggattcggaaatcctcaaaggcgatggctcgttcatggacaggacgatgaaccagcaagaatttgtaactgtgaagggagagcgttacgacaccaagcgtccgaaggattccgaaatcctcaaaggcgatggctcgttcatggacaagacgatgaaccagcaggagtacgtgacagtcaaaggtgagcgctacgacaccaagcgtccgaaggattccgaaatcctcaaaggcgatggctcgttcatggacaagacgatgaaccagcaggagtacgtgacagtcaaaggtgagcgctacgacaccaagcgtccgaaggattccgaaatcctcaaaggcgatggctcgttcatggacaagacgatgaaccagcaggagtacgtgacagtgaaaggcgagcgttacgacaccaagcgtccaaaggattctgaaatcctcaaagggGACGGCTCGTTCGTGGACAAGACGATAAACCAGCTAGACTTCGTCACAGTTAAGGGGGAACGCTGTGACATTAAGCGCCCGAAAGATTCTCATATCCTGTTTTGTGATGGATCCTCTTTGAATAGAACAATGAGCCAGCAGGAATACGTCACTATAAAGGGAGAACGCTATGACATTAAGCGCCCAAGAGATTCTCAGATCCTGTGTGTTGATGGGTCCTCCCTTTATAAAACATCGAACCAGCAAGAATACGTCACTGTGAAGGGAGAACGCTATGAAatcaagcgtccgaaggattctcAGATAATGTGTTGTGATGGATCCTCCTTGTATATAACAATGAACAAGCAGGAATATGTCACTGTAAAGGGAGAACGCTATGAAatcaagcgtccgaaggattctgaAATACTGAATTTGGATGTTTCATGCTTGGATAGAACCATATCTAAAGAAGACTTCACAGTTAAG GCAAAGAGTTTCGAATCACTACAACGTGATGTCTGTG GTAAACAAGTCCATGATCCAGGAGTAATTGGAGATAGTACCGGGTCTACTATGGTAAAGGCGCACTCAAATCGAAGCAGTTACAAAGCG GACTTCACTCCTCGCTCCCTGTCCTGTCTCGCAGGAGAACTGATTGAATCCATAAAGAAGAATCACGTGGAGACACCTCATTTCCAGTTTGAGAAGTGTGATAAGGGTCATCACTTTTACCACGCTAAATCGTCCAGTGGTTAG